AGTTCTCTAAAGCAGACTGTTCAGCCTTCACAACCACTTGCAGATATTTTAAACATATGCGCCTCCActtgctgctctgtgtggagcAGAGTATGTGACAGAGTATCCACTATCCTTATGCTGCTTGCACTGACAACAAAGGAGGGCTCCTCCAATGATCAGGAGTCCAGCTGAGCCCCAGCCAATGAACAGTGATGCTCCAAGCTCCCTCTTCTGTGCTTCACTTATAATGGAGTTGTAGAAGGTCCTGATTACTTCGTTAGCAGACCAGGATACAGGGATGAGGCAGAGGATGCCTCCAACAATGAACACCACCCCTGCAGCAATGGCTATCTTACTCTTGGCACTCTCATCTTCAATGCAGTTGGTGCAATTTCCTCCTGCGATGGCAAGCAGGAGTCCCATGAAAGCAATCAAGATGGAGATCACAACCAGAGCCCGAGCTGCCTGTAGATCTTGGGGGAGAGCAAGCATGGAGTCGTAGACCTTGCACTGCATCTGCCCAGTGCTCTGCTTGACACAGTTCATCCAGAGGCCCTCCCAGAACACCTGTGCTGTCACAATGTTGTTTCCAATGAAAGCAGACACCTTCCACATCGGCAGTGCGCAAACAATTATGTCTCCAACAAAGCCAATCGATGCCAGAAAGACACCCAAGATCTGAAGTCCTGCAGAGGCCATAATGCACCAGGTACTGCCACAAGGCACTGTGAGATGGGTCAACAAGAGCAGCAATACAACACAAGAAGCCAAGACTTAGCTGCAGCTTTTATATCCACAAGGTAAGCTTTTGGCTTGTCCTGATTGGTTATTCAGAATtgttgaaaatgaaaacacctgTCATTAGGTTAATACCACATTGCTAACCTCCTGCCCAGTGACAGCTTACACATACTCCAGTCCCCCTGCATCCCTCACATGAATAAACAGTTaagaaatggatggaaaaagtgctgtggaaaatgtttacctttaatttctttatttttcattatttttcaggTGTATTTTGTTTGAAGagatgatttctttcttttttactgaTTAGGTGCAATGtgtaacaaacaaacatgagttTTATTGATGACTGCCAGTTTAACACctgatttcattttctttgaccAGTGCAGCAATCAAGCTGAGTGAGTCCACCTGTGTTAATTATCCATCGAGCGTCAGCTGAGCTGCTGGGTtgggtttgcttgtttttgcaaagaaaaaaaaaagtcttgaacTAGATGTACTGCCACGTTGTTTCTTAACCTGTGTGCTTTCTTGGCATGTGACAGTACAaagtttgtattgttttgtttctcttagTTTCTCTCTTAGTTGTCTTATCAGGTAATTGGTTTTTGTGTTACTTTCCCCCCCTCAGACTTAAATGTAGTATTTTTAACCAACTCAAAACTGCTCATTTTTCATGCTTATGGGATTTCTCTAAATTGCTTCCTCCCCAGTGGCAATGAAAATGTTTACCGTGGGTGAAAATCACTGCTCAGATATCTGAATTTGTTTATTAATCGACAGCTGTGAGTTTCAGATTGCACTGAAGTTTGCTTTTCCTTCcagcttgttttctttctctgagcTCTGCCGGGGCACCAGCGGGCCTCTTTATGGGTAAGGAACCTCTGAAGTCAAAGGCAGCATGACTGATGTTTATATCTGAGCAATGGAGCCAGAACCCACCCAGGGGAGGGTTGTATTTGGGGAGAATTTGTAGGTCCTATAAAACTTCTCCACTGAGTGAGAACTTTTATTTGGCAACCCTGTGCAGAACTGAGACAcaacttaaaaagaaaactgcaatgGCTTCTTTAGGGCTGCAGATTCTGGGTGTAGGGCTGGCAGTGCTTGGATGGATTGGAAACATCCTGATCTGCATGCTGCCTTTATGGAAAGTGTCTGCTTTTATTGGAAACAACATCGTGGTGGCTCAAACCATCTGGGAAGGACTCTGGATGAGCTGTGTGGTGCAAAGCACCGGCCAGATGCAATGCAAGGTCTATGATTCTCTGCTGGCCCTGCCTCCGGATCTCCAGGCAGCTCGAGCCATGATTGTCATCGCCATACTCTTTTCCTTGTTTggcctgctgctctctgtggtTGGAGGCAAATGCACCACATGTGTTGGGGACAAAACAGCAAAAGCCAGAGTGGCCATCTCTGCAGGCTTTTTCTTCACCCTGAGTGGAGCTCTGTGTCTTATTACTGTATCTCTTCCTGCTAATACCATCATAAAGGACTTCTACAACCCCATGGTTCCAGATGCTCAGAGGAGAGAGCTGGGTGCATGTTTGTACATGGGCTGGGGAGCAGCAGGATTACTAATGATCGGTGGTGCTCTTCTCTGTTGTCAGTGCCCATCAGGAGACAACCGCTACAGCGGAGCAAAGTACTCCCCACCCAAGTCAACAACACCCGGGAAGGAATTTGTTTGAGGTGTTGCATTACatgagaagcagcagctgttgATCATGGTCTGATTTTTCAAGTACAGTAGAAACTTGTTTCTTATCAAGCTGTGATTTGCATGTGTGACTAACACACTACGATCTTTTGTCTGTAAAAGATATGAGATGCCAAAGTGTGTGCGATGTTAGATTAATGTAAGATGGATTTCATTTGCTAGTTTACTTTAGATTTAAGTCCTACattcctgatgtttctgtgagctttttttttttttttttctcccctcaaaAATTGCATTTCAAACTCTTTTTAACTGATTtaaatagtttgtttttgttaaatgtaatgttttaattgtagttATTCTGCTTAATTTGGTGAGATGTTTTTGGATGCTTctcttttaacagttttttctGTGCTGTTTGTGACAGAGATAAATTGGTTTGCTGTCTATTATTTGACTCTTGCTACAGTAAAAActtaattaaagatttaaaacacaaagcgtggcataaatgtattttatctcCCTGTAATATTAGAATGCAGATGAATTCTGCACGAGTATATCTACATTTGAATCTGTAAACACATTATTTTGCTAATGTATCTGTACATGCTCTTGGTAAAAGTATTACTTGTgcttaactattttttttttcctttatactgtctcactcactctctcacacacacatacacacacacacacacacccagccaAAACAATGTTTATAAATTACAgtgctgtatttttcttttgccGATTTGTGTCAACTGAAACTcgagagacaaaaagaaaaccatTAACGAGGTTTACGATATATTGTCCTGACTAGACTTGGCAGAGATCCTCTTACTGGGCAAAGAATAAATATCCATTCTTTAGTGACATAAAACTGTCCCCTAGCAACATGAATCCAAACACATTGTCCATTTTA
The window above is part of the Archocentrus centrarchus isolate MPI-CPG fArcCen1 chromosome 14, fArcCen1, whole genome shotgun sequence genome. Proteins encoded here:
- the cldn29 gene encoding claudin 29, giving the protein MASLGLQILGVGLAVLGWIGNILICMLPLWKVSAFIGNNIVVAQTIWEGLWMSCVVQSTGQMQCKVYDSLLALPPDLQAARAMIVIAILFSLFGLLLSVVGGKCTTCVGDKTAKARVAISAGFFFTLSGALCLITVSLPANTIIKDFYNPMVPDAQRRELGACLYMGWGAAGLLMIGGALLCCQCPSGDNRYSGAKYSPPKSTTPGKEFV
- the LOC115792264 gene encoding claudin-like protein ZF-A89 — translated: MASAGLQILGVFLASIGFVGDIIVCALPMWKVSAFIGNNIVTAQVFWEGLWMNCVKQSTGQMQCKVYDSMLALPQDLQAARALVVISILIAFMGLLLAIAGGNCTNCIEDESAKSKIAIAAGVVFIVGGILCLIPVSWSANEVIRTFYNSIISEAQKRELGASLFIGWGSAGLLIIGGALLCCQCKQHKDSGYSVTYSAPHRAASGGAYV